CTGGAGAGCCGCCACAGCATGGAGCGTAGGGCCTCGTAGCTCATGGGGTCACCCCGCCGGGTCAGAAACAGCCGGTCGCTATCCGACATCGGTCGCTCGGCCTGGACGTAGACACGAATCGCCCGGCGGGTTACGCTGCTCACCGGCAACACCTGCCACATCCCCCCCTTGCGTCTGACCCGTAACCCTTCGGGCTGAACATCGTCCAGCCTCAGCCCCAAGACCTCGCTGGCCCGGCTGGCGGTGTCCCATAGGGCTAAGATCAGGGCACGATCCCGCAGGGGGGTACTGGAAGTCTCGGCGGCCTCCAGCAAGCGCCGTACTTCGGCCTCGCCGATCACCGGCACTTCGCCCACGACGAGCCGTGGACCTTTGACACTCTTGGGGTCCAGGGCCTCCACCCCCTCGGCGCGCAACCAGTTCAGGAAGGCCCGCACCGCCCGCCACACGGCGTGAACACCGCCGTGGGACATCCCCCGCTCAAACTGATGACGCAGGAAGTTCTTCAGGTCATCCGCCGTCAGTTCTTCCGGGGGCCAATCCCCAAAATTGCGCAGGAATACGATAAGGGTATCCCGGTAAAACGCGATAGTTTTCGGGCTCAAGCCCCGCGATTGGCCGTCCAACAGAAAAGCCTCGAAGTACCGCCGGATTGTTGGGGAAGTTCTGACCTTCTGACGTTTTAGCCCGCTCGACTTGCGCATTTTCGACCCCCTCCACCCCCCGCTGTTGCAACGCCATAGGCGTGTCCTGGACGGTCGAAAGCTCAAGTCGCATGAACGACAAAAGCACCAGAGCGATTTTTTGCGCTCTGGTGCGCCTTGGTGCCGGGAGGGGGACTCGAACCCCCATGGCTGCTAACCGCTCGATTTTGAGTCGAGTGCGTCTACCAATTCCGCCATCCCGGCTTGCTGCGCAACCCCTCTAGCGACCTCAGGCCGAGGTCGCCTGATAGCTTACGCAGCTTCTAAGGCCTTGTCAATGACCGTTGGCCCTAGCGCGGCCCTGGGATATCTCCCCAGTTGCGCTCGCGCCAGGTCAAGTGGCCCAGTCGGGAAGCGCGTGCCAACACCAGCAACCCCAGCCCGATGAGCACCGCCCAGTCTCCCAGCCGGGTGTAGAGAGTCTGTCCGGGAGCGGGGGCGTAGGGGGCGGCCAGGTAACCCGCCACATGCTGCGGTATGCGTGCCACTACCCGCCCATAGGGGTCAATCGAGGCCGTCACCCCGTCGTTGCCCGCCCGCAACACCCAGCGACCATTCTCCACCGCCCGCAAGCGGCCCATCTCGAAGTGCTGAAGGGCCCCAAAACTGGGGCCAAACCATGCGTCGTTGGAGCCGAGTACCAAGACCTCCGCCCCCCGCAGGGTGAGGGCTCGAGCCACCTGCGGGAATACCGACTCGTAGCAGATATAGGCCCCGTAAGGCCCCAACGTGCGGTAGCCGCTGCCGAAGGGGCGGCTGGCAAGGTCGTAGCCGAAGCCAAAAGCCCGGAAAAAAAAGCTATAGACCGGGCCGATGTAACGCTTCCAGGGGAAGAATTCCCCGAAAGGAGCCAGGCGGTTTTTGTCGTAGACCTCGAGAATCCGCCCGTTGGCATAGCGCACCGCCCGGTTATATCCGCCCTCGGCGTTGAACCCGCTCACCAGCTCCCGCTCTCCCAAGACCGCAGGGAGTGCGGGAGGAAACGCCGACACCGCGGTCTCGGGCCAGACCACCAACCGCGCCTCAGGGTGCTCGGCCAGGCCCTGCCGGGTCAGGTTTATGTATACCTGCTCGTCAGGGACGTCTCCCGCTGCTTTGCGCAGCGGGTTCACGTTGCCTTGCACCAGCAGCGCAGTCTGTGTGGGTTGGGCGGGGGGAAGCGGCAACACCCATAGCAGTGCCCAAGGAATCGCCACCCAGTACCGCCGCTGGCCCAACCCGTAGGCCACCAGCAGCACCACCAGCGAGAGCAAGTACACCCCCCCCAGGGCGGCCAGCCAGCGGCCCGGCGCCTCCACTAAGCTGTAGCCCACAAATCCCCAGGGGAAGGCCAGTTCCCCCAGCGAGGTGAGGTACTCCAGTACTACCCACCCCCCTGCCCGCGCCAAGGGCCGCCTCAGGGTGAGGCCAAAGAGTATGCCCCACGTCGCTGCCTTGGCCAAGATCAGCGGAACAAAGGGAACCACCCCCCAAGGCCCAAACAAGTCGGCGAAGCTCCAGGGGAGCCAAACCAGGTGCATACCCCAAAAACCCAAGCCGGCCCACATCCCCGCCCGAAACCCCCCCTCCCGCAAGAGCAGGGCCAGCGGGAGGGGGGCCAGGATCCCTAAGGGAGAAGGCGGCAGCGTGGCCGCCAAGGCCAAGCCCAACAACAAAGAGACGAAGGGAGCGCGCGCACGACCCCGCACGCCCCTAGCATAGCGGGGGGCGGTGAGATTGCCATGGCTCACCAGATTTTCATGTCAGAATAGAAGCGTACATGCGGATTGG
The genomic region above belongs to Meiothermus sp. Pnk-1 and contains:
- a CDS encoding tyrosine-type recombinase/integrase — translated: MRKSSGLKRQKVRTSPTIRRYFEAFLLDGQSRGLSPKTIAFYRDTLIVFLRNFGDWPPEELTADDLKNFLRHQFERGMSHGGVHAVWRAVRAFLNWLRAEGVEALDPKSVKGPRLVVGEVPVIGEAEVRRLLEAAETSSTPLRDRALILALWDTASRASEVLGLRLDDVQPEGLRVRRKGGMWQVLPVSSVTRRAIRVYVQAERPMSDSDRLFLTRRGDPMSYEALRSMLWRLSRAAGQAYKPPHSFRRGAATTMVRDGLNPFALQTLMGHRTPAMTQRYVRLAQADLSVLHAEHSPVSRLLRRK
- the lnt gene encoding apolipoprotein N-acyltransferase; protein product: MRGRARAPFVSLLLGLALAATLPPSPLGILAPLPLALLLREGGFRAGMWAGLGFWGMHLVWLPWSFADLFGPWGVVPFVPLILAKAATWGILFGLTLRRPLARAGGWVVLEYLTSLGELAFPWGFVGYSLVEAPGRWLAALGGVYLLSLVVLLVAYGLGQRRYWVAIPWALLWVLPLPPAQPTQTALLVQGNVNPLRKAAGDVPDEQVYINLTRQGLAEHPEARLVVWPETAVSAFPPALPAVLGERELVSGFNAEGGYNRAVRYANGRILEVYDKNRLAPFGEFFPWKRYIGPVYSFFFRAFGFGYDLASRPFGSGYRTLGPYGAYICYESVFPQVARALTLRGAEVLVLGSNDAWFGPSFGALQHFEMGRLRAVENGRWVLRAGNDGVTASIDPYGRVVARIPQHVAGYLAAPYAPAPGQTLYTRLGDWAVLIGLGLLVLARASRLGHLTWRERNWGDIPGPR